Genomic DNA from Podospora pseudoanserina strain CBS 124.78 chromosome 4, whole genome shotgun sequence:
agagagagagagagaacatTTCAAGTGATCACCTCccaaggaaaaaagaaaagaagaaaaaggttgGGGCCGGAATGCTGGATGGTCACCTCCATCTCgagtgttgatgttgatgagatggaagaagaagaagggtgcAAAAAACATGTGCGTGTTGCTGGTGACATTCATAGGATCAACGAGGGGtcaggttggtggtggaagctTCCTCTAGCAGTAATATCTCCCGAGTTATGGGGTAAGGGATACCAACAGTGCAGTCGAGCTGTCTGTAACGATGCAATACTATTGTTGCAGTGTCTTGTTGTACATTGTGAGCTCTCACTCTTTTACCGACCCATAGAGTTGTATTTGCTTGTCACAGGAGAGCTCCTTGTGATAGGCTTtgtcaccctctccaacccagtTAACCTCATCTTTCCCCTCACCAAAACCGGGCTCTCGGGCCTTTTAATGCTGCTCGAGCGCAGTGTGGTAGTCCCAGGCTCACActtgtcttcttcttgcagcTGCTGATCAGACTGGGAATTTTGGGAATTTTGGGAGTTTTTCTCCACGAGAGCTCTCCTAAAACCCTGCCTTTCCAAACCTGTGATCCGGGCCTGACTGGGATCAGAGCTGTGCTGGCCCTGTTTCCGTGGTTCTAGCCCAGCGGCGCGATAATGGGTATTTGGTTGTTTCTCAAGGTCTCTGCTACGTTGCCTTTCAAGACCAGTCTTGTGACCAAGGTCTCCTGTACGTTGACTTGCTGCTCTCTCGAGGCCAGTTTTATAAGGGCGGCTGCCGGTTGATATCACAGTGGCGTCTTCTGTCATGTCTTGCCTCTTTGGCCTGCTCGTCCTTTCCAGGCCGGTTTTTTGGGACCGACAAGCAGATGCAGGCGCCTGTTCGATCGTTCGGGAGCTCCTCTTTTCAAGACCAGTTGGCCGTGTTGTGCTCAGCGTCGTGTCGTCTGTGGCCTCCAATATGCTTGATTTCTCCAGCCCAGTCTTTCGGTGTTTGATTTCACGGACTGCTGGCCCGAGCTCTGCTTTCCTCAATAAGGTGCGTCTTTCGAGACCAGTCAACCGGCTTGTGCTCAGAGCTGTATCATGGTCAGCAACCTCCAAGATGCTTGTCTTCTCCGGGCCAGTCTGGCGGGATCGAAGACTGCTAGGTATCGGATCCTGTGCTTTTGACCGAGTGCTTCGTCGTTCCAGTCCTGTTCTAAGCTGACTGTGACTTCCCGACATCGtctcatcaagatctggTCGCTCCAGCGGTTGCCTAAGCCGGGCTGCCGGCCgtcctccatcaccaaccgaCGGACGCCGCGGTTCCAATCCCGTCTTCCGCCGACAACGGTCAGGGCTGCCGGACTCGTGATACAGCACTTCCGCTCTCGTCGTTGCTCGCCGCTCGAGTCCTGtccggtgatggtgagagTGGCGGCCATCCGTCGCCACCTCCGCCACCAGCACACCACCGCTCTTCGTGCCCTTTTCCAAACCGGTCTTGCGAGAGACCCGTGATGGCctaccctctccctccaccactgTGTCTTCCTCGagcttcctcctcttgcttTCCCGCTCGAGCCCCGTCAGCTTCGATTTCTTgactcttccttcttcttccctcctgAGCTTCCTGACCTCCTTCGGATCAACCACCCATGGTCGGCACAAGACCTCCTTCCTTAGCAAGGCAATCTTCTGCCAAAATACTGCCTCCTGCTCTGTCGTGCGTAGATGGGTGATCTTCTCGGCGCGAATTTGCCTCACATCGCGGAAGACGGATATGCCACCTTTGATGTCGATTACGTGGCCGATATCAATTGGCCCATCGGTTTTAGGAAGAGGCTTCCCATCGGCTGAGGTATCGGGGTCTCTAGGGTTTTTGTAGTTGGTAACGGCTGGGTACTGGGGCGGGGTTGCGACAACACATTCAATGGTCGCACCGCTGCTGTCGTCAATGGTGTAGATTATCCTGTGGGCAAATTCTTGTATGGCGACCACGACGCCGGCAATGCGCGCCCATTTTATGGGATGGTTGAGGTAGAAGTAGACATCTTGGCCTGGAGGGGAAGTTGGGTAAGCGACTGtacga
This window encodes:
- a CDS encoding hypothetical protein (EggNog:ENOG503P4PE; COG:S); protein product: MADSGSASPELEFYPQFCFHLSPTAGRWCHLQATDIAALTFNPGFEGQDVYFYLNHPIKWARIAGVVVAIQEFAHRIIYTIDDSSGATIECVVATPPQYPAVTNYKNPRDPDTSADGKPLPKTDGPIDIGHVIDIKGGISVFRDVRQIRAEKITHLRTTEQEAVFWQKIALLRKEVLCRPWVVDPKEVRKLRREEEGRVKKSKLTGLERESKRRKLEEDTVVEGEGRPSRVSRKTGLEKGTKSGGVLVAEVATDGRHSHHHRTGLERRATTRAEVLYHESGSPDRCRRKTGLEPRRPSVGDGGRPAARLRQPLERPDLDETMSGSHSQLRTGLERRSTRSKAQDPIPSSLRSRQTGPEKTSILEVADHDTALSTSRLTGLERRTLLRKAELGPAVREIKHRKTGLEKSSILEATDDTTLSTTRPTGLEKRSSRTIEQAPASACRSQKTGLERTSRPKRQDMTEDATVISTGSRPYKTGLERAASQRTGDLGHKTGLERQRSRDLEKQPNTHYRAAGLEPRKQGQHSSDPSQARITGLERQGFRRALVEKNSQNSQNSQSDQQLQEEDKCEPGTTTLRSSSIKRPESPVLVRGKMRLTGLERVTKPITRSSPVTSKYNSMGR